In the genome of Myxococcus stipitatus, one region contains:
- a CDS encoding TetR/AcrR family transcriptional regulator has product MSPSNRSRLRAQPASLPPSASSDGTRRRILETALQLFASRGYHDTSIRDLAKVLELQPSALYAHFASKEHVLAELVRIGHEAHHDALQTALKDAGPEPRQQVRALVRAHTRTHATHPQLAVVVNEELYALTPELAAPAIALRDKSTELLAEVIERGMAQKCFAPPHPRVTAAAISAMGVRLPYWYDQGSSLDVDTLADAHAELALRMLCGDLAR; this is encoded by the coding sequence ATGAGCCCATCCAACCGTTCCCGGCTCCGAGCCCAGCCTGCGAGCCTCCCTCCCTCTGCATCCTCGGATGGCACCCGGCGCCGAATCCTGGAGACCGCCCTCCAGCTGTTCGCGAGCCGCGGCTACCACGACACCTCCATCCGGGACCTGGCCAAGGTGCTGGAACTGCAGCCCAGCGCCCTCTACGCGCACTTCGCCTCCAAGGAGCACGTGCTCGCGGAGCTGGTGCGCATCGGCCATGAGGCCCACCACGACGCACTCCAGACGGCGCTGAAGGACGCGGGGCCGGAGCCCCGGCAGCAGGTGCGGGCCCTGGTTCGCGCCCACACCCGCACGCACGCCACCCATCCGCAGCTCGCGGTGGTGGTGAACGAGGAGCTGTATGCCCTGACGCCAGAGCTGGCCGCGCCGGCCATCGCCCTGCGGGACAAGTCCACCGAGCTGCTGGCGGAGGTCATCGAGCGGGGCATGGCCCAGAAGTGCTTCGCCCCTCCGCACCCGCGCGTCACCGCCGCCGCCATCTCCGCGATGGGGGTGCGGCTGCCCTACTGGTACGACCAGGGGAGCTCGCTCGACGTGGACACCCTCGCGGATGCCCACGCGGAGCTGGCGCTGCGGATGTTGTGCGGGGACCTGGCGCGCTGA
- a CDS encoding TPR end-of-group domain-containing protein, with the protein MGPSRKLRVTTLAVWVFLWTWGVPCVSAGAPAPGAAKKGACGAMAPGVEALLKPDSLVVFAELPGTAESPRFFGEVVCQAIARGLPVRVGLLLPMEDQRDLEAFLAAGDVPDGPSAMPRGWFWGSTTHYWKGAASEAMYQLLRRLRELRRSGAPLEVFAFNTLDTSSEERMATQARKVQAVVEANPGALTLVLSNRIFARTVKGLPTDAEFRSMGWHLAQAKRPMTVLRLSQTGGTFWGCLEEDDCAEHPFPGNGQGTSPYVRLDASPDAEGFHGVFHVGAITASRPAVEEMYQRKKAATEAGAADLRSRGEAAYQARKYADCARLYEEASRLESPSQGLDAYNAACCHALGKDTDAAFSMLRRAADLKHDDWFHMQRDPDLAILRPLRPWRPRLEAVRFNLKHPWVFTGGNPRLVDLMLEEQNDWYGAEEGLPIDEAQVVPRSAKRRAEVLGMLESGTKGKAPGATDYLLATHVFLVGRGVEAARKARELATKAMALDAEDPDAPMLAATAEDRELMARGKPQRFGTQRHRVKGQWRLYPVDPRTTDAERAKWRLPSLEELKREAEDESASTSP; encoded by the coding sequence ATGGGCCCCTCCCGGAAGCTTCGCGTCACGACTCTCGCCGTCTGGGTCTTCCTCTGGACGTGGGGTGTGCCTTGCGTGTCGGCCGGGGCTCCTGCTCCGGGCGCGGCGAAGAAGGGGGCCTGTGGCGCGATGGCGCCGGGCGTCGAGGCCCTGCTCAAGCCCGACTCGCTGGTGGTGTTCGCGGAGCTGCCCGGCACCGCGGAGTCGCCGCGCTTCTTCGGCGAGGTCGTGTGTCAGGCCATCGCCCGGGGGCTGCCGGTGCGCGTGGGGCTCCTCCTGCCGATGGAGGACCAGCGCGACCTGGAGGCCTTCCTGGCCGCGGGGGACGTTCCGGATGGTCCCTCGGCCATGCCCCGGGGATGGTTCTGGGGGAGCACGACTCACTACTGGAAGGGCGCGGCGAGCGAGGCGATGTATCAGCTGCTGCGTCGCCTGCGCGAGCTGCGCCGCTCGGGGGCGCCGCTCGAGGTCTTCGCCTTCAACACGCTCGACACCTCGTCCGAGGAGCGGATGGCGACGCAGGCCCGGAAGGTCCAGGCCGTCGTGGAGGCGAACCCGGGGGCGCTCACGCTGGTGCTCTCCAACCGCATCTTCGCGCGGACGGTGAAGGGGCTCCCCACGGACGCGGAGTTCCGCTCCATGGGCTGGCACCTCGCGCAGGCGAAGCGGCCGATGACGGTGCTGCGCCTGAGCCAGACGGGAGGGACCTTCTGGGGCTGTCTCGAGGAGGACGACTGCGCGGAGCACCCCTTTCCAGGCAATGGCCAGGGGACGAGCCCCTATGTCCGGCTCGACGCCTCCCCCGACGCCGAGGGCTTTCACGGGGTCTTCCATGTCGGGGCCATCACCGCCTCGAGGCCCGCGGTGGAGGAGATGTATCAGCGCAAGAAGGCCGCCACGGAGGCGGGCGCGGCGGACCTCCGCTCGCGGGGCGAAGCGGCCTACCAGGCCCGGAAGTACGCGGACTGCGCGCGCCTCTACGAAGAGGCCTCGCGGTTGGAGTCTCCCTCGCAAGGATTGGATGCGTACAACGCGGCCTGCTGCCATGCCTTGGGGAAGGACACGGACGCGGCCTTCTCCATGCTCCGCCGCGCGGCCGACCTCAAGCACGACGACTGGTTCCACATGCAGCGGGACCCGGACCTCGCCATCCTGAGACCGCTTCGCCCCTGGCGGCCCCGGCTGGAGGCCGTGCGCTTCAACCTGAAGCACCCGTGGGTCTTCACGGGGGGAAACCCCCGGCTCGTGGACCTCATGCTGGAGGAGCAGAACGACTGGTACGGCGCGGAGGAGGGGCTGCCCATCGACGAGGCCCAGGTCGTCCCCCGGTCCGCGAAGCGCCGCGCGGAGGTGCTCGGGATGCTGGAGTCCGGGACGAAGGGGAAGGCCCCGGGTGCCACGGACTACCTCCTGGCCACGCATGTCTTCCTGGTGGGGCGCGGCGTCGAGGCTGCGCGGAAGGCTCGCGAGCTGGCGACGAAGGCCATGGCGTTGGACGCGGAGGACCCGGATGCGCCCATGCTCGCCGCCACGGCCGAGGACCGGGAGCTGATGGCGCGGGGCAAGCCCCAGCGCTTCGGCACCCAGCGCCACCGGGTGAAGGGGCAGTGGCGGCTCTACCCGGTGGACCCCCGGACGACGGACGCGGAGCGCGCGAAGTGGCGGCTGCCCTCGCTGGAGGAGTTGAAGCGGGAGGCGGAGGACGAGAGCGCCTCCACCTCCCCGTGA